ttgagcagtagaattcaatTCTGAAAATTCTTTGTTTCCAGTCATACCCTATCCTGtttgcataaaacaaatcacttcctctgAGCAGTGTGGGCGACACAAGTTTTATACACTGCTATACTGGGGAACACCGAGAGCCTcatggagctgataggcttaagcagcacagtgtgaactcatttgacaacggaacaaaaaacattttatataataaaatgttaaatccTACAGCTTTGTCTTAATTCCTGTAAGTGAATTATCTTTGTGCTATCACCAGTACTTCTAATTCAACTTCACTTCCACAGAAACTCATAGCTGTTAAAGATCTATTTGATTGCTTAATCTGTGCAAAGAGTTTCATTTTTGAGTAATCTGAACACAATCTGATTATGTGGCAGCAAACCAGTTTCCCCCACTGTGCTGAATAACATGTTATGTGTGCAGGCCTTTGGCACAGAAGGAGTTCTTCACCAAACCCAAGTTCAGTCACCTGATTGATCCCAGCGACTGCCTCAGTGCgccctgtgacatcatcaccatgGACATGTACACTCTGCAAGTTGAAGACCTTGAGGTAAGGTTGTTTGTTCGATACTTAAGGCTGAATCACAccttgcttttttgtttttttttttgttttgatgaaatGAATGTGGTTTCATTTCTCAGGAAATGAAGGGTCagtttcatttctgtgtggaaaGGTCTGGTGTGTTCCATGGATTCACTGCCTGGTTCACTGCTCATTTTGAAAGCCTGGAGACAGAAGGTGCAACAGTGGAGCTAAACACGGGACCTAACTCTGAGTATTAAACATAAAACTATTATTCACTCTCTTGTGCAGTTATAACATGAAGAATAACAGTTTATTCACTGACAGCAGTGCAGTTTTAACAGCCAAGTATCACACAATTAATGAGCAGTAGAACTCCTAAAATTCCTTAGGAGTTCATAAATACTGTCTGAGaacatttgtgtcactgcaaGCAGGGATGGCTATACTCATGAATCTAAGTGTctacaaaattcaaaaactaaCAAATTTCTCTTCAGGCCAACACATTGGAAGCAGACTCTCTTCATGTTAGACAGACCAGTCCGTGTGTATGAAGGAGACTCGATCAGTGGAAGCATTGTCCTGCACAGGAACCCTATCTGGAGACGCCACATGACTGTTACCCTGCAGTGGAACATCAACAGCAGCAAAGAGGAGACTGACAACTGCCAGGCAAACATTAAAACCTTCACTTTATTCACCTTAACCTTAATGAATAATTCATctataatgcttttttttaaccactgtgGTTCCATTTTTTTCATGCAGTGTGGCTTTGTTACATACATGCATCGCCAAAAAGTCCTCACTTTACCTTTAGAGTCCTtagactttttttgtgtgtgttttttttgtatttgtgtccaTAGGTTGGAACAAAGAGTTTCCCCATGTGGAGGTGAAAGGCTCACAAAGTGTCTCATCAATGGTGGCGATCAACTGAAAATCAGTCTTACACATCCTCTGTGAGGATAAGGGTGGGTGAAGTATCagctgtgagctgctgctgctggccggCCGGTGATGAAGTTCCGCCTTCATGATGTAAAAGTAACGCTGTCAAAAGAGCCTCATCTGGCAGGACATACAGTCGTAATGTTGTACACCTGATAACTACAGGCCCAGGTGATTTAACACACCATGAAATCAGAGCAGGGTAAGCGTAGAATGAACACAACTTTCAAtttgtatgcttttttttttatacaagactgtgttgtgtttacaggcTTGAAAAACAGAAACGTTTTTTTATCAAGTATTTGTAGTCTGAGgtgcaacaaaaaaatccacTAGAAAAGTCCACTACATTGTATTTCTGTAATGCCTGAATTTTCTTACAATATATTATTCTAAATTAATATATGTACAATTGATGAACTAATGTTGAAATTCAGCAAATCAACATGTTATTCAACTTCTAATATGCTTTTTGTCCttatttggaaacatttttttttttgtaatttttcacATGATATCAATACTATTCTATTTCTTAATGACAGACCATTTTTGTGTCAGTGAATGCACACCTCCTGTTCAGCGTTCTGTTCAGTTTTAGTCTTTGCTTTTGATCTGGTGCGTGTGTTGACCTCCAACGGCTGAGTGGGTGAGGATTCAGGAGGAGAACTTTGACTGGAGAGAGGAACAAACAGTGGAGGCTTCACAACCTTGGCTTTACCTTGcttgtttttatcctttttctGCCTCAGGTGTTTGTCACAGTGGTTCACAAAGGTGTCCAACTTGACAAAGGTCTTGTTGCATACTTTGCAGTGATAAGGTCGCTGTCCTTTCTTGAGGCGTATGTGCAGCCTGATGTATGATGATCGAACAAAGGTGCGGCAGCAAACGCCACACTTCAGATCCTCTGGGCTACCTTGTGTATTCTGGGGTTCGGTTACTTCTGCTTTAGACATAGGTTTGGCCTTACCACATTCCTCTTGAGCTTTGTGAGTTAACAGGAGGGGCAGAGACCCAAAATCCTGACCACACTGCTCACACTTGGTTGAACGCTCCCCTGTGTGCAGACGAATGTGTGAAAGTAGTCCAGCCTTCTGGGTGAATGACTTGTCACAGTAGGGGCATTTGAAGGgcttctctcctgtgtggagTCGGcggtgtgtgttcaggtgtgagGCACGGCCGAAGGTCTTGCCACAATCGGAGCATTTAAATGGCCTTTCTCCACTGTGGGTCATCTTGTGTGCCATCAGGTGGGAGGCCTGATGAAAGTATTTGCCACATGTGCTACACCTGAACTTCCGCTCCTTGTTGTGAGATTTGAGGTGAAGGGTCAAGTGGGCTGAGGAGATAAAGGTTTTGTTGCACAGGCTGCAGCTGTGAGGGTCCATGTGGATGCGACGGTGTGGCCGCTGAACATTAGGGAGACTGCTGCCCGAGCGACAGGACAGACATTTGGATGGATTATCTGCTTTTAACTGCTGCTGATTGGGTGAGGAAGAACTGCTGGTTGAATCCGAGTCagactgtgatggactgaaacTGCATCCACAGTCAGAGCAGTGTCCAGTTCGTTGTCCTTTATCACTGGTGTTATCCAGCATGGTGCTGTCTACAGCCACAGTGGGAGAGCTGGAGTTTTCATTGTTTCACTGAAATCTGAAAGTGATATGCACAGAGTGATtgttatagttatagttttaAATCCTTAAACCATTTTGTTGTAAATCAGGCTAATGGTTTCCGTTGTCTTTTTCAATGCTTGTAGTTTATTTGTACTGTCAATAAGTTTGTATGTTAAAAATTAGacatacaacattaaaaaaaacaaaagttagaAAATGCAGTGTCTGGTCATCCAAGTCATTAGGTGGCACAGTTAATGACCACTTTTAAATTTGTGCATTTAGATAAATGGTTAATTTGACTTGACTTATTTTTAGCATTGAGAGTTTGAGACCTCATTGGATCAAGTCAAgatcaaaaaacattttacctgGGTGTGTTGACTCTGTACTCTGTACTTAGTTATCCCAGAGAGACTTGAACATCTTTAAATAGACTTTAAATGGTttgacatgaagaaaaacaaacaataaacaaaagctTAACAAGCCTAATCAGGCAGCAAAACCAGTCAATTCAGTTGTGAAACTTTAGATTAAGGCTGTAGCACAACTTGTACTACTGTAATTACTGTTTACCACAGAGTATTGTAGTTAAGGGCATTGCAACAAGACATGCAGACAGTAGTCTGGGGCACCAGCTGATAGTTTATTGAAAATCCATTTTTAATCTGacagagtgttttattttattattttttttgttatcttaaTTGCCCATTAAATTATAGAACACTGTAAATATGTTGTAgtgttgtacagtatgtaaaaggTATTATACAGAGGATGCTATCATAGTGAATATCGCAAGGTGGAATGAAACCACAATAATATTATATGGAGAGATTGTATTCCTACATTTCTAACCTACAGAGTAAGTATGGAGGTCCATACAGTCCCCAGAAACGCCCCTGTTCATTGTTTTGTAACTGGGAGTAGACAACATCCACACCATTCCCCGTCTCTAATCATCACTACTGTGTTgctatgaaaataaagtcagtttTATCCATATCACGCTCAGTAGCACTTAACCAAACCTGACGTGATTAACGGTGGCTGCTGAAACTGACAGACGACATCCAAAATGTGGATATTCAAGCACAAACACCATCTTCCTTGGAATCAGTCAACTCTGCTTCTTCTCCTTACACACTTGGGTTATTTGAggacaggaaaacaaatatatattagTCACATACCGTGCATTTATGTTGCAAGTGCAGCTGAGTGTCACAATAGTGGAggcaaaagacaaaagaggcttctctgttgtctgtctgtctgatgatCGCATCTCTCGACTTGTCCGACCACAGTTCCTGGTTTCTGACGGAAAACCAGGCTGCAGCGCCATCTAGCGACTGGCGGAGTAACTCGGAGCACAAAGAAACTAGTACCCCTAACTAAAAGGTTGCCTCTTAATGCTCTTACTGGCTTAAACattgatcttgtcaggaccagtagtcatcagggagacaaaaacctggtcctgatgaggcagaatctaattTCTTAGGGCTGAGatctgatttgatttttttctttagacCACAAGAGAGAGAATGGCAAGACATTTCACAACGATGAAACCTCTTACACATGAATGTAAAAGTGACATTAGTCCAAATGTCATTGTGGATATCCgaactttttattttgaataggAACAACATACACGGGTAGGCCCCAGGTGTTGCTCAAGCCATTGCtttttgacctctgacctggtTAGGGTCCCTTACATATAAAGTAAGTAGAAGGTGTGCCCCATGTAAGTGTAAGAGATCCTTGATCTCAATGAAACTAATCTGGATAAATAAAGGCTATAAAGCTTGTGAAATGTACTcctaaaaaaagtatttcaattATGTATCTCTGTGTCACAGCCTGAGCGGCTCCAGTCAGTCATTGtaagaaaaacagaatgaatACACCGCGTTTCATATTATGCAAATGACAGTCAGCATAATTTTCAAGTCATCAACCGTTGAACAAATAACAGTATTTATATCAGGATGTCAGAATAGCCTCTCAGAGCTGCTATTTCATTGATCATTTGCTTGAGGATGCTCTAAAGGTTCCAAAGAAGGATGGGGCAAAGCCTCaccatgtttttctctcctcttatGCCCATAGCAGCCAATGATGCGGAAGTATTTCTTGCAGCATGAGACGGTGCATTGTCACGCATGAAGATTTTGTTATGGAAAGCACCGTTCTTGATAGTGGTCAGTCAGAAACTCCATATACTTAATTTTCACACCTTCAGGGACTGCATGACCAGCTCTCTCCCCATGATTCTGGCCCAAAACATGACTCTGCCACCTCCTTGAAGCCTTGTTGGGACATGGTGGCCGTCCACCAACCAGCCACTAATCCATCCATCTGGACCATCCAGGGTTTGCACGGCACTCATCTGTGAACAAGACTGTTAGAATATGAGTCTCCATGTATTTTTGGGCCCACTGCAGCCGTTTCTACTTGTGCACATTGGTTAGGGTGGCCGAATAGAAGGTTTATGCATAACTGCAAACCTCTGGAGGGTCATACACCTTCATAAGAAATCTGCACCAGCTGCTTCATAATGGCATTTTAGCAGCTGTTGAACCCGGGTGTGCTCTGAATCAGCCACAAATCTCTTAACGGCACGATGATCACGTTCAAGTCTAAGGTTTTCATACCTATATACCCATATTGCTTGAAAACGGTGGTCTGCTAAATAATGTGAAACGTCctacttgtttttcctttaattggGCTCACCTGGCAAACTTATTATCACAGGTGATAATTATCTTGAGATTGATTTCAGCGACCCAAATTGAGTCTTTATGAAACTTAAATGGCCACAGGATGCTCAAACTGCTAAATCCCGCCTCCTCGCATCAGTTTCGTTTCACCGGATTGAAGCTGAGGAAATGAACTGTTCGTAGCTTGTGTTACTTTCGTTTTGAGCGaagtggtacacacacacacacacacacacacagagagagacacagacacggTCCGTATATAAGTCACCAGAAAGGATGCAACTTAATTTGTCTCCAGCACTTTGTGAGAGGCAGAAGTGATGGGACCAACATGTGTGAGGTAAGCTCTTATGATTCTACCTCTGCGTCTTTACATCGCTCATCCATGGCGAATATGTTCTTTATCGCttatatgtttttgttattttattcgatgagtcattgttgtgtttttgtgtgtgttttagctttCGTCTCCACAGTAAAGAGGAAAGTTAGgaggagtaaaagtaaaaagttatttttttaactaaagaaaataaaagtaacttttttgtatatatactTATAGCCAGTATAGATAAActacaaacactgaaaaagacagagacatttttaatcaaaacgAAGGAAATCATTAGCCTGTAAccttattaaaatgtattattagcaTTGAGAGTGTTAGACCTCACTGGATCAAGTCAAGAGAAAAAATACACTTTACCTGGGTGTGTCGAATTAAATGATttgagatgaagaaaaaacaaaacaatcacagacCATGAAGAGAAAACATCCCTCATCAGCCTAATCCGGCAGCAAGACCAGACAATTCAGTTATGAAACTTTAGATTAAGGCTGTCGCACATCTTGTATGACTGTAACTACTGTTTACTTGTAAACCACACTGGTAatttgaggagaaaaaaaagtgctaatGTAACACAGTTAACCCTTTACAgtggagaagtttaaaaaaagccaAATTGGGAATTACAGCTTCCAATCACCAGGAAGCAGCATGACAGCAGCTGCCTATTTCCTCTGCAATGAGTCAGCAAAATGATCTGGATATGAAACCAGAAACCACGTCAAGTCTTAAAGTGTTCCATCAAGGATCTGTTTAAGGTTTCTGCCTTTGTTTACAAATCTTACATCTGTAaacaaactttaatttaaaaaaaaaacaaaacacacatttatattggCAGTCTGGGGCTGGGGACAACAGAGTTTATGAGAATTGGTGACTAAACAGTCACATACAAAAAGTCCTGATTTTTTGACATAGTAGAAAATGTTACTTATAAGTAAATTATTTTGAAAGAGTCATAACATTAGGGAACCTCAATAATGGCCTGTTGACTAATTGCAGCAATCCAACTGTAATGcatatgttatatatttattatttattcttttattaagTAACTAGTGCAGTAGCCGCATCTCAGGCTTCAACTGACTCAGCATCACATGCAGGGCACATTGCATTGTGTATTCTGGAGGATTTAGCCAGAGAACAGGGAGGATTCTTCATCTATTGGCACAACAATTTTTGGGCAACTGGTTTAGCAACATATCTGTTGCATTTCCACCACACTGCGCACACTGGTTCCCTTAGTACAGTGgttctttattattttctgtcatgcccccccagaggacagaaatgttttcacgccctgaattgaaatactattgagaacctgatcatttttatttatttatctgtataaaccactgtatgagttgtcctgccctgcctctcacgccCCCATATGCCAAGTTTAAAACCTGTCAGACAGGCGTGTTTGAATCAACCTTCTCCTTTTtcagagaaattaaaaataacaatcagGTACACgggtgtttttatgatgtaGTCAAAATGATCTGTTTGACATGCTCAGGCCCAATACTAAACTCTCATTTTCTTGCAGCATCTAACACAGGAAGAATGAGTCtgaagataaagaaaaaagctCGGTGAGTTTCACCCTTGTCTTGACACAAACCTGTTCGTCTAcctcttattatttttaagtggGACTAACCCTGTATTGATTTGCATTTTCTGTGTCTCTAATTGTCTCTGTTCAATCATGCTACTTCGTTTAGAACGTCCTTTGGGGCGACGGCTCCACCCTTCATTGACTATCTGAAAGATATTCTTCGTCGTTATCCAGATGGTGGACAAATTTTGAAGGTTGGTATTGAACTGGGGCCACAcgtttggtgtagtggttagcactcttgcctttgcagcaatggagtttgcatgttctccccgtgtgtgcatgggttttctcagggttctccagcttcctcccacagtccaaaaacatgcaatatggggattaggtaaagtggaccactctaaattgaccgtaggtgtgagagtgaatggtcatttgtctctatgtgtgtggccctgcgatggactggcaaactgtccagggtgtaccccgcctattgccttatgtcggctgagattggcacagcaccccccgcgacctgctggtggaggataaagcggtatggatggatggtattGAGGTgataaaatattatgttttataataatacagGGCtccagtagagctgcaactaactaattattttcataatcgattaatctgtcgattattttcacgattaatcgagtaatcgtttggtccataaaatatccataaaatgttaaataaaggttgatcagtgtttgtcaaacctggaaatgatgatgtactcgaatgtcttgttttgtctgcaaaccaaaatgattcacttttaatgatttctttgttacatggagcaaagaaattaagaatatAGTCACACTGAAGAAGTgtgaaaatcttgttttgataatgaaaaaaacttcaaaccgtAAAGTAAGTCTGGAGCCTAGAGctaaaacaattactcgattactattcgatcactaaatgaatcatcatctgttttgataatggattagtaatcgattaatcgagtaattgtttcagctctaacttCCAGACTTACTTTTTGCATTGGTTGCATTGGTGTGTCTAACTTTTTAATTTGGGTGAGTCGAGCACACTGTACCCAGtcacattaaagaaaaagagacacacTCAAAGCAACATGGGATTTCATACGACCAGCTCACTAACTTACAGTGGtttctaatgaaaatgaaacacatccTGCAAAAATATAAGCATGTTctgtattcaaaaaaaaaaataaaaaattgtgtTGCCACTTAtcaatgtgcatttttttatgGTGTATAGATGTATACCTGTGTAATATGTAGCCATAAGCCTGTATCTCTTCATCTAGAATTCACTGTGAACAACTTAACACAAGCATTTAATCACCCGGACATGTTTGAACATGTCAATCATTCTACTTCTTTGTAGTAGAATGATTGGCAACCTCATGAATATTAACTAAATGAACAAAAGCTCTTTGCACCCACACAGGTCTTTTCAGTTGCACTGGTTGTTGTATTATATTGTGGGTCTATAAAGTGGTGGTCTAAGGGTAGGCaggtattttttgttttgttttttaaaatagattAATATATCTTATCATAttgccacttttttgtgtctgtgacagtGGTGAGTggtatttgattattttctctagTCTCCAAAGCTATGTTCATGGTCATGATGTTATTGTCAACAGGAGCTGATTCAAAATGCAGATGATGCTGAAGCCACCAAAGTGGTTTTCATCCATGATGAGAGACGCTATGGGACTAAAAGCCTGTGGACTGAAGAACTGGGAAAATACCAAGGTATGTAGAATGTTAAGCAAATATCACTGTtcatgatagatagataaatagatagatagatagaggtcttttttactttgctcaccttttcattttttgtcaAGGCCCTGCTCTCTATGCCTACAACAATGCTGCATTCACTGACGATGACTGGGAAGGAATTCAGATGGCAGGAAGGAGTGTCAAGCGCAACGACCCAAACAAAGTCGGAAGGTTTGGAATTGGCTTCAACTCTGTCTACCACACAACAGGTAATACTCTCTACAGTTTCAATCTAATGATTAGTCTTGATAGAGAATGCATGTAGTACATTAACTACCTGATATCTGTTTTACAGATGTACCGAGTATTTTCAGTTCAGTACACCTTGGCTTCATGGACCCCCAGGAAAAAATATTTGGAGGCAGAAATGGAGGTTTTCTGTGGTCTTTGGATGATCCAGAAGATCAAGACGCTCTGATGCACATGCAAGATCAATTCCAACCCTTTCGAGATATAGTTTCACTTGTAAGTGAAAAAGAGTGGTCAAACGTTGTCATGGAGGACCAGCACTTTGATGGCACAATTTTCAGATTCCCTTTGCGCAGCGAGGTTTCTGAAATTTCAGATAATCTGTACGATTCTAAAAAGGTGGTTGAGCTTTTCGATAGCTTCATTGCAGATGCAGGCTTGAGCCTCCTGTTCCTGAAAAATGTGACTTGTGTATCACTGATTCATATTGACACACATGGCACTGTCAACACCAGATTTAAGGTGACATCCTCTGTGGCCACAGATGCTCTTTTGAAGTCAGAAGACAAGTCTGTTGTTGAGGGCTCAACGAAGTTCAAAATGATAACCCTCCACTCAGACACTGACCGTGAAACCAAGTGGCTTGTGACAACATGCACCATGAAAGAAGGCAATGTAGACAATCTCGATTCACTGGCAAAAAAGTTGAGCTTTTTCCCTCAAGTTGACCTGGCATTCCCTTGTGATGAGAAGAGAAACTGCAGTGAGAGTAGACTGAGCTGCTTTCTCCCCCTTCCAAACAATGAGTCCAACAAAACAGGACTCCCAGTTTATGTCAACGCGTGCTTTGGCCTCACAGACAACAGGCGAGAAATCAAGTGGCAAGAGGAAGACCAGCAACATGATGAACACGCTCTATGGAACGAACTGCTGATGAAGGAAGTGCTTCCTCAGGCATACCTCATGATCATTCAAGATGCCATCAAACTAGCCCAAAAGTCTATTTTCCCTGCGGCCATTGTGTATGACTTGTGGCCAGACATTGCCCATGTTCAACACAAGGACAAATGGTATCCCATTGCCCGGGATGTTCTTAGTCATTTATTCAGAGAGAATATGGCTGTCTTCTCTCTTGCAAGAGATGAAAGACGATTCATCCTTCCATCAGAGGCTGTGTTCCCCTGTAATGGTCCAACAAGCCCTGAAATATTGGCCGCCATTAAACAGACTTTGGTTTCCTGTGGAGAAAATCTTGTCACATTACCAGGGCATGTTGCAAGAGCTATAAAAGAGGGCTGTCCATACCTGAGCaccctgaaacatgtcactccAGGCTTCATAAGGGACACTCTGCGCAGGATTGGCACGCATGACATCTCTCGAGATGACAGACTCTGTCTTTTGGAGTACGCATTGAGTGATGAGAAATATAAAGAACTTGAGGGACTTCAGCTGCTCCCACTCAGTGATGGCTCTTTCAGATCATTCACAAACAGACAGGAGGACACCACATTGATTGACAGCAATGAATTTCCAAGGTAAAATTGTTTTACTATAATATATGAGAATAGTAATGGCTGGATCTTTAAACATGTagtgacacattatgtgttgtCTTCTAACTGCATGCGTCATGTAAATATGTTGGTCCTATTATAATGTGACAAAGGTTATGATTGGGTTGGGTTAGGTTGGGGTTATGTTATGGTTTATGCAGATAATAACCCTGTAATGGCACACCCCCGTAAATACTGTAGACACAAAAGAGATAAATGTTATGTTACATGACCAGTGAAAACATGTATCTTTCATGCAGAGCCTTGCTACCATTCTGCAAACACCTCTTCATCTCAGATGATCTCAGTCCAGTCAGCATCGTCCACCTGAAAGAACTGGCCCGACAAAGTATGAACACCATGTTTTGAAAGTTGGTTGTATTTTTGACCCGTGTGTTTTTGCACTGCTACATGAAATTGAACATATATTTTTCCAAATATCTTTGTTTCAGATTTATTCCAGGTCATCAACATTGATGCAGACCGAGTGGCTGAATATGCAAGGACATATTTGCCACAGGACTGGAAGGAGACTGGGCCAGGGTTTGTCATCTGGGACACCAGCAACAGTCAACATCCACCTTTAGACTGGCTCCAGGGATTCTGGAAATTTCTCAACACTCACTTCAAAGAGTTAAGTTCTTTCACTGGAATACCATTAATACCAGTCTGCTCCCTGCCCCTCAGTCAGGCTGTATCACTAGCACAATTGCAACAGAACACCACCCTCATTTTTCAGACAAGCAAAAAGATGAGCTTGCCAGATCAAATAGCTCAGTTGGTGAACAAAGCTGGTGGCACTGTGGTGAAAGGAAATGAGTGGCTCCAGCACATAGACCTAGACTCTTATGTGCTTTGCCCATCTCCGATGAGTGTCGTGAAAATATTGGTGAATTTAGATACTCAGCATCTTATCAGAGAACTCAAAGCGGCCTCTCACACAGCAAGAGAAGAACTAAAAGATTATCTATCTTGTCTGGATTCTCTTACAAGGGGTGAGAAAGAGTTACTCTCAAAGTTGCCTCTTTTCCAAACCATGAAAGGAGAGTGTTCTGCAGCTCAATCAAAACAGGCTGTTAAACTCATGTCTGGTTTAACAGTACCGGCAGAGCTCCCTCTGCCTGATTCAGTTGTGCGCTGTGCTACAGAGGCTGATCGCAGACTGTTGCAGCTGCTTAAAGTTAATCTCTTAAACACCGCTGATGCAGCAAATCTTCTCATTGACTGCATCCAAAAGGGGTCTTGCAGCAAAGGTGACATTGACAAAACCATGATTTGGATTTTACAAAATGGCAACGTCCTCTTCTCTCAgaatgaaacactgaaaaacagatGCAAGAACTTGAGCTTCATTCAAGTGAATAAGGAACTGAGAAAGGCCTCAAGCTTTTTTGACCCAAGAATTCAAAGTTTTACCACCATTTTTGAGCCTGGCTTCTTCCCCCCAAACTTGTACACTGGCACATCACAAATGCTTGAAAGCCTAACAGATCTTGGTTTGCAAAATAAAGAAGCAAACGTGTTACCTAAGCATTTGTTGCATGCTGCCACACTGATTGACAAAATGCACAGGGACTCTCCCACTGAAGCTCAGAAAAGAGCTCAGGTGCTCTTAAAAATGTTGGATGCCAATAATCTACTGTCAAAGTTTACTTCTGAAGAGATCCAAAACCTTAAAATGCTGAAATGGGTCCCATGTGATAAACCTGGTGACGACAAGTCTCAGGGAAGTTGTTTCTTCTGCCCAGATGAAATAAGACATTCCGTATTCAAGGACATTGTTGGACATGTGATGCCTCTTTTGGGAAATCTCAGTGAAAAAGTTAGCAACAAACTTGGGCTTAAATGCCGACCT
Above is a window of Solea senegalensis isolate Sse05_10M linkage group LG2, IFAPA_SoseM_1, whole genome shotgun sequence DNA encoding:
- the LOC122783996 gene encoding zinc finger protein 436 translates to MLDNTSDKGQRTGHCSDCGCSFSPSQSDSDSTSSSSSPNQQQLKADNPSKCLSCRSGSSLPNVQRPHRRIHMDPHSCSLCNKTFISSAHLTLHLKSHNKERKFRCSTCGKYFHQASHLMAHKMTHSGERPFKCSDCGKTFGRASHLNTHRRLHTGEKPFKCPYCDKSFTQKAGLLSHIRLHTGERSTKCEQCGQDFGSLPLLLTHKAQEECGKAKPMSKAEVTEPQNTQGSPEDLKCGVCCRTFVRSSYIRLHIRLKKGQRPYHCKVCNKTFVKLDTFVNHCDKHLRQKKDKNKQGKAKVVKPPLFVPLSSQSSPPESSPTQPLEVNTRTRSKAKTKTEQNAEQEVCIH